Proteins encoded in a region of the Pseudomonas denitrificans (nom. rej.) genome:
- the fabG gene encoding 3-oxoacyl-ACP reductase FabG gives MTDSILVTGSSRGIGRAIALRLARAGFDLVLHCRSGRAEADAVQAEVQALGRSARVLQFDVADREAARNILEADVETHGAYYGVVCNAGLTRDGAFPALTEEDWDQVLRTNLDGFYNVLHPVIMPMIRRRQPGRIVCITSVSGLIGNRGQVNYSASKAGVIGAAKALAIELGKRKITVNCVAPGLIDTAMLDEQVPVEEILKMIPAQRMGTPEEVAGAVNFLMSAEAGYITRQVLAVNGGLC, from the coding sequence TTCCATCCTCGTAACCGGCTCCAGCCGTGGCATCGGCCGCGCTATCGCCCTGCGTCTGGCGCGGGCCGGCTTCGATCTGGTGCTGCACTGCCGAAGCGGCCGCGCCGAAGCCGATGCCGTGCAGGCCGAAGTCCAGGCACTGGGGCGCAGCGCCCGCGTGCTGCAGTTCGACGTGGCCGACCGCGAAGCCGCGCGCAACATCCTCGAGGCCGACGTGGAAACCCACGGCGCCTATTACGGCGTGGTGTGCAACGCCGGCCTGACCCGCGACGGCGCCTTCCCCGCGCTCACCGAAGAGGACTGGGACCAGGTGCTGCGGACCAACCTCGACGGTTTCTACAACGTCCTGCACCCGGTGATCATGCCGATGATCCGCCGCCGCCAACCGGGGCGCATCGTCTGCATCACCTCGGTGTCCGGGCTGATCGGCAACCGCGGCCAGGTCAACTACAGCGCCTCCAAGGCCGGCGTGATCGGCGCCGCCAAGGCTCTGGCCATCGAGCTGGGCAAGCGGAAAATCACCGTGAACTGCGTGGCACCGGGGCTGATCGATACCGCGATGCTCGACGAGCAGGTGCCGGTGGAGGAAATCCTCAAGATGATCCCCGCCCAGCGCATGGGCACCCCGGAAGAAGTCGCCGGCGCAGTGAATTTCCTGATGTCGGCCGAGGCCGGCTACATCACCCGCCAGGTGCTGGCGGTCAACGGAGGGCTGTGCTGA